One genomic window of Haloferax mediterranei ATCC 33500 includes the following:
- the glmS gene encoding glutamine--fructose-6-phosphate transaminase (isomerizing), with the protein MCGITGYIGVEESASILASGLKNLEYRGYDSAGVALVGDQINVHKQEGTIDGLTIPNETSATHGIGHTRWSTHGEPTDENAHPHTDCSGDIAVVHNGIISNYDELKRQLGGHIFESETDTEVIPHLLEEEMATGADLRAAVMRVLDRLEGSFAVAATHVDYEGIVAARQDSPLVIGHGEDGMYLGSDVTAFVEYTRQVSYLEDGDVAHLYSDGITVFNEGERVEREIQTVDWDASAAGKAGHDHYMHKEIHEQPNALRQAISGRIDELAGNASLDIDLDDRFLQAIDEIHIVACGTSYHAGLYAKELLEELVDITVRVDLASEYEVCDGHDTRRTLVVAVTQSGETADTLSAIRRAKAPGMTTLAVTNTVGSTITREVDDSLFIKAGPEIGVAATKTFVSQVTALALFATYLGRLRGTLTAGEGVDILGNIRQLPNAVQSVLDSESRIRRLADQYTGSDAFFFIGRGPAYPVALESALKLKEISYAHAEGFAAGELKHGPLALVTENTPVLAFLNQSASPEETLNNVKEVESRGAPVICLSTPGETASFCNHTIEIPDIGRLEPLVANVALQLFAYHVAHEMGRPIDKPRNLAKSVTVE; encoded by the coding sequence ATGTGTGGGATTACCGGATACATCGGTGTGGAAGAGAGTGCGTCGATCCTTGCGTCGGGGTTGAAGAATTTGGAGTATCGTGGCTACGATTCGGCTGGGGTCGCCCTCGTCGGCGACCAGATCAACGTGCACAAACAGGAAGGGACGATTGATGGGCTAACTATCCCGAACGAGACGAGTGCAACTCACGGCATCGGCCATACGCGATGGTCGACCCATGGGGAACCGACTGACGAAAACGCCCATCCGCATACGGACTGCAGCGGTGATATCGCGGTCGTACACAACGGTATCATCTCGAATTACGACGAACTGAAGCGGCAACTCGGTGGGCACATCTTCGAAAGTGAGACCGATACCGAGGTCATTCCGCATCTTTTGGAAGAAGAAATGGCCACAGGTGCAGACCTCCGCGCAGCAGTCATGCGCGTGCTCGACCGCCTTGAAGGGAGCTTCGCCGTCGCCGCAACGCACGTGGACTACGAAGGCATCGTCGCGGCACGCCAGGACAGCCCACTCGTCATCGGTCACGGTGAGGATGGGATGTACCTCGGAAGCGACGTGACGGCGTTCGTCGAGTACACCCGACAGGTCTCCTATCTCGAAGACGGCGACGTGGCGCACCTGTATTCGGATGGTATCACCGTGTTCAACGAAGGCGAGCGCGTCGAGCGCGAGATTCAGACGGTCGACTGGGATGCCTCCGCCGCAGGCAAGGCCGGTCACGACCATTACATGCACAAGGAGATTCACGAGCAACCCAATGCGCTCCGACAGGCCATCTCCGGACGCATCGACGAACTCGCCGGAAACGCCTCGCTCGATATCGACCTCGACGACCGCTTCCTCCAAGCCATCGACGAGATTCACATCGTCGCGTGCGGAACCTCGTATCACGCTGGACTCTACGCGAAAGAGTTGCTCGAAGAACTCGTCGACATCACCGTGCGCGTCGACCTCGCGAGCGAGTACGAGGTCTGTGACGGCCACGATACACGACGGACGCTCGTCGTCGCAGTCACCCAGAGTGGTGAGACAGCCGACACGCTGTCGGCGATCCGCCGTGCGAAGGCTCCGGGAATGACGACGCTCGCTGTGACGAACACGGTCGGCAGTACGATTACGCGAGAAGTCGACGATTCGCTGTTTATCAAAGCCGGACCGGAAATCGGCGTCGCGGCGACGAAGACGTTCGTCTCGCAGGTGACGGCACTCGCGTTATTCGCGACATACCTCGGTCGCCTCCGCGGGACGCTCACTGCGGGCGAAGGCGTCGACATCCTCGGGAATATCCGCCAACTCCCGAACGCCGTCCAATCGGTTCTAGATTCTGAGTCCCGGATTCGCCGACTCGCCGACCAGTACACCGGCAGTGACGCGTTCTTCTTTATCGGGCGCGGTCCCGCCTACCCGGTCGCACTCGAAAGTGCCCTCAAGCTGAAGGAAATCTCGTACGCTCACGCAGAGGGCTTCGCCGCGGGTGAGCTGAAACACGGTCCCCTCGCGCTCGTCACCGAGAACACGCCCGTGCTCGCGTTCCTCAACCAGAGTGCGTCGCCCGAAGAGACGCTCAACAACGTGAAAGAGGTAGAATCACGCGGTGCGCCCGTCATCTGCCTCTCAACGCCGGGTGAAACCGCGTCGTTCTGCAATCACACCATCGAAATTCCGGATATCGGTCGCCTCGAACCGCTCGTTGCCAACGTCGCCCTCCAACTGTTCGCCTACCACGTCGCCCACGAGATGGGACGCCCTATCGACAAGCCGCGAAACCTCGCGAAGTCCGTGACTGTTGAGTAA
- a CDS encoding metal-dependent hydrolase has translation MPDLLAHALLAYSLATVASWRYEWISRPYVTVAMAGAFIPDMAKAALVIPSARVEQLLGVPFDWFGLHTAGAVLCSVLVGVLLVTESEQLRVFTLLAVGAASHLVADALLLKPTGVSYPLLWPLTRIYPPTPGLYLSTDIEPAIVLGAAALLVSGVTRYRTGRRESSRSIQE, from the coding sequence ATGCCTGATCTGCTCGCACACGCGCTGTTGGCCTACAGCCTCGCGACGGTTGCCTCGTGGCGCTACGAGTGGATTTCACGGCCCTACGTGACCGTCGCGATGGCCGGGGCATTCATCCCCGATATGGCGAAGGCTGCACTCGTCATCCCCAGTGCTCGAGTCGAGCAACTGCTCGGTGTTCCGTTCGATTGGTTTGGACTCCACACGGCGGGGGCTGTACTGTGCTCAGTCCTCGTTGGCGTCCTTCTCGTCACCGAGTCCGAACAGCTCCGTGTCTTCACCCTCCTCGCAGTCGGTGCTGCATCCCATCTCGTCGCAGATGCACTTCTGTTGAAACCCACGGGTGTATCGTATCCACTCCTCTGGCCACTCACCAGAATATACCCACCAACGCCGGGATTGTACCTAAGTACGGACATCGAGCCAGCTATCGTCCTCGGTGCAGCCGCACTTCTCGTGTCTGGGGTGACTCGATACCGAACTGGACGACGTGAGTCGAGTCGAAGTATTCAGGAATAG
- a CDS encoding Cdc6/Cdc18 family protein: MSEGYSDADLFSTGDIFARRELLRVGHVPDRDRIVGRDSEMRQVGSALGPATNGGPPRNLIAFGKTGTGKSLVSRHICRRARKHSKKNGVNLRHVYVDCSDADTETRVARELALQMRDELAPSTDIPVQGIGASEYYRYLWTLLDDVDVFVVILDEIDKLGDDDVLMQLSRAEESGKTDTYVGVISISNKIEYREQLNERVNSSLQDRELTFHPYDAPQLEEILENRRDAFLDGVLHDDVIPKTAALAAREHGDARKAVDILFEAGSLAEEHGDSEVTSQHVDDAQQRTEVKRFQDLVSGSTPHVKYILRALALLTLNSDDQQFSTSDIHRLYERLAEKEGSDPLSHDRVYRLLKEQSFLGITESYHTGGGASKGAFLQHRLMKDPEIVIEALDSGEKRN, from the coding sequence ATGAGTGAGGGCTACTCTGACGCCGACCTCTTCTCGACGGGCGATATCTTTGCTCGCCGGGAGCTCCTCCGTGTCGGCCACGTCCCTGACCGGGACCGTATCGTCGGTCGTGATAGTGAAATGCGACAGGTCGGGTCAGCCTTGGGGCCGGCAACGAACGGTGGGCCACCGCGGAACCTCATCGCCTTCGGGAAGACTGGAACCGGAAAGTCACTCGTCTCGCGACACATCTGCCGGCGTGCGCGTAAACACTCCAAAAAGAACGGTGTCAACCTTCGGCACGTCTACGTCGACTGTAGCGACGCCGACACCGAGACGCGCGTCGCTCGCGAGTTGGCACTCCAAATGCGCGACGAACTCGCTCCATCGACGGATATCCCGGTGCAAGGGATCGGAGCCTCAGAATACTATCGCTACCTGTGGACGCTTCTCGACGACGTGGATGTCTTCGTGGTCATCCTCGACGAAATCGACAAGCTCGGTGATGACGACGTTCTCATGCAACTGTCGCGCGCAGAGGAATCAGGGAAGACCGACACCTACGTCGGCGTTATCTCGATCTCCAACAAAATCGAGTATCGCGAGCAACTCAACGAACGCGTCAATTCCTCGCTTCAGGACCGGGAGCTGACGTTTCATCCGTACGACGCCCCGCAACTAGAGGAAATCCTTGAAAATCGTCGTGATGCGTTTCTCGACGGTGTGCTCCACGATGACGTGATTCCGAAAACCGCGGCACTCGCCGCTCGTGAACACGGCGATGCTCGTAAGGCCGTTGACATCCTCTTCGAGGCCGGCTCGCTTGCGGAGGAACATGGTGACTCGGAAGTAACGAGTCAACACGTCGACGACGCCCAACAGCGTACAGAAGTCAAGCGTTTCCAAGACCTCGTCTCCGGCTCAACGCCACACGTCAAGTACATCCTGCGAGCACTCGCGTTGCTCACACTCAACAGCGACGATCAGCAGTTCTCGACAAGTGACATTCACCGACTCTACGAACGCCTCGCAGAGAAGGAAGGCTCAGATCCACTCTCACATGACCGTGTTTATCGCTTACTCAAAGAACAGTCATTCCTTGGAATCACCGAGAGCTACCATACCGGCGGCGGCGCATCGAAGGGAGCGTTCCTCCAACATCGGCTGATGAAAGATCCCGAAATCGTAATCGAAGCGCTGGATTCCGGCGAGAAAAGAAACTAA
- a CDS encoding NAD-dependent epimerase/dehydratase family protein, which yields MDGKRVLVTGGAGFIGSNLANHLAADNDVVAIDDLYLGTPENLDDAVEFHDVSVLDDDLPTEDVDVVFHLAALSSYKMHEENPTKGARVNIEGFVNTVEQAREDGCDTVVYATTSSIYGSRTEPSPEDMPVKARTGYEASKLARERYAEYFHNHYDMQLAGMRFFSVYQGFGGAEEHKGEFANTVAQFADKIANGESPELFGDGSQTRDFTHVDDIVRGLEMAADERLQGIYNLGTSQSYNFNEMVAMINEVLGTAVEPEYIENPFEIYVHDTKADYSKMKEDTGWEPEITFEEGVERVCEPYLEDQ from the coding sequence ATGGACGGTAAACGAGTCCTCGTTACTGGCGGTGCCGGATTCATCGGGTCGAACCTCGCAAATCACCTCGCTGCGGACAACGACGTGGTTGCGATTGACGACCTCTATCTCGGGACGCCCGAGAATCTTGATGATGCTGTCGAGTTCCACGACGTGAGCGTTCTCGACGACGACCTGCCGACCGAGGATGTAGACGTAGTGTTCCACCTTGCAGCGCTGTCGTCGTACAAGATGCACGAAGAGAACCCCACGAAGGGTGCACGTGTGAACATCGAAGGGTTCGTGAATACGGTCGAGCAGGCTCGCGAGGATGGCTGTGACACCGTTGTCTATGCAACGACATCCTCCATCTATGGCTCGCGGACGGAACCCTCGCCCGAAGATATGCCCGTCAAAGCCCGGACGGGATACGAGGCATCGAAGTTGGCTCGTGAACGGTACGCCGAGTATTTCCACAACCACTACGACATGCAACTCGCCGGGATGCGCTTCTTCTCGGTGTATCAGGGCTTCGGCGGCGCAGAAGAGCATAAAGGAGAGTTCGCGAATACGGTCGCGCAGTTCGCCGACAAGATTGCTAACGGCGAGTCACCGGAGTTGTTTGGTGATGGTTCACAAACGCGTGACTTCACGCACGTCGACGACATTGTCCGTGGGTTGGAGATGGCTGCTGACGAGCGACTGCAAGGTATCTACAACCTCGGCACCAGTCAGAGCTACAACTTCAACGAGATGGTCGCGATGATTAACGAAGTGCTTGGGACCGCCGTAGAGCCGGAATACATCGAGAATCCCTTCGAGATCTACGTGCACGACACGAAGGCTGACTACTCGAAGATGAAGGAGGATACTGGTTGGGAACCCGAGATTACGTTCGAGGAGGGTGTCGAGCGAGTGTGTGAACCCTACCTCGAAGACCAGTAG
- a CDS encoding alkaline phosphatase family protein, producing the protein MGLFDRLTGGSDDPRVAFLGIDGVPYSLIDENPDVFPNLTRIASQGTGTPIDSIVPPESSACWPALTTGVNPGETGVFGFQDREPGSYDAYVPMGSHVEATRVWDRVTDAGRKATVMNVPVTFPPQRDVQRMVSGFLSPSVDKAAHPQSLADTLNEGNYRIDTDAKLGHKDDKSGFVENAEQTLKRRYEAFKRYIEQDDWDLFFGVFMTTDRVNHFLFKDYAEDGTYSEEFIEFYRTVDEYIGDLHDSLPEDVTLVVASDHGFTSLDYEVHCNTWLEENGWLTYQSEDHDSLGDIAAESKAYSLIPGRFFINLEGRDPRGSVPQDEYEEVRAELKAELEALEGPNGKKVADRVVTKEEGFHGAQDHLAPDLVIIPNHGFDLKSGFKGHDDVFGVGPRNGMHSFDNATLLIDDPEVSVSDDIDLYNITPTILDLMEIDTDATFEGRSLI; encoded by the coding sequence ATGGGATTATTTGATCGCCTCACCGGTGGGAGTGACGACCCCCGCGTCGCCTTCCTCGGTATCGACGGTGTACCGTACTCGCTTATCGACGAGAATCCGGACGTCTTCCCGAACCTCACCCGAATCGCGTCGCAAGGAACAGGCACTCCGATTGACTCAATCGTGCCGCCGGAGTCCAGCGCCTGCTGGCCCGCACTCACGACCGGCGTCAACCCCGGTGAAACGGGTGTGTTCGGTTTCCAGGACCGCGAGCCCGGAAGCTACGACGCCTACGTTCCGATGGGGAGCCACGTCGAAGCAACCCGCGTCTGGGACCGCGTCACCGACGCCGGCCGCAAGGCAACCGTGATGAACGTCCCCGTGACGTTCCCACCGCAGCGAGACGTCCAGCGCATGGTCTCTGGGTTCCTCTCGCCCAGCGTCGACAAGGCTGCCCATCCACAGTCGCTTGCGGACACCCTAAACGAGGGTAATTACCGAATCGACACGGATGCAAAACTCGGTCATAAAGACGACAAGTCGGGGTTTGTCGAGAACGCCGAACAGACACTCAAACGTCGCTACGAAGCGTTTAAACGGTATATCGAACAGGACGACTGGGACCTCTTTTTCGGCGTCTTCATGACGACCGACCGCGTCAACCACTTCCTGTTCAAGGATTACGCCGAAGACGGCACCTACAGCGAGGAGTTCATCGAGTTCTACCGCACGGTCGACGAATACATCGGCGACCTCCACGACTCGCTCCCCGAGGACGTGACGCTCGTCGTCGCCTCCGACCACGGCTTCACCTCGCTCGATTACGAAGTCCACTGTAACACGTGGCTCGAAGAGAACGGCTGGCTCACCTACCAGAGCGAGGACCACGACTCGCTTGGCGATATTGCCGCGGAGTCGAAGGCGTACTCGCTCATCCCCGGTCGCTTCTTCATCAACCTCGAAGGCCGTGACCCACGCGGGTCGGTCCCCCAGGACGAGTACGAGGAAGTCCGCGCCGAGCTGAAGGCCGAACTCGAAGCCCTCGAAGGCCCGAACGGGAAGAAGGTCGCCGACCGCGTCGTCACGAAAGAAGAGGGGTTCCACGGCGCACAGGACCATCTCGCCCCGGACCTCGTCATCATCCCGAACCACGGGTTCGACCTCAAATCCGGCTTCAAGGGTCACGACGACGTGTTCGGCGTCGGCCCCCGCAACGGCATGCACTCGTTCGATAACGCGACGCTGCTTATCGACGACCCCGAGGTATCGGTCAGTGACGATATCGACCTCTACAACATCACGCCGACGATTCTCGATCTCATGGAGATTGATACTGACGCCACGTTCGAAGGTCGGAGTCTCATCTGA
- a CDS encoding PGF-pre-PGF domain-containing protein, with translation MSDAQAETPIEVRLPSSVTAESSVEVTQVTVTLSKPASTFTMDVKGYTERPEGVGAVALTDDVPLYLEIEGDETMNRSLDAATVDFSLAKDDLSARGTTPENVAFYRYHNGTWEQLDTKLKETNTQSQYLMQATSPGTSYFALGIQHPVATVSNVTTEPGIVTGETTTVTADVTNTGHVDGVVTVNLTVDGEIVSNQSVTLQSGDTQSVTFDHQFDTAGSHTVALNGERVDTVVREQSTAVLTDLTVDASTIGPGESVTLIATVTNTGEGEETTTLTFEGVDSVTESRTVTVPAGQREVVTFEQTIESPGEYTLRVNDRVVDVTVKEGSSKFGTPPTDSAGESDAGATDDPGYSLLVVLGLAVASISLAVSFRRLVEKRK, from the coding sequence GTGAGTGATGCCCAAGCCGAGACGCCAATCGAAGTCCGACTCCCCTCGTCGGTGACTGCCGAATCCAGTGTCGAAGTCACCCAGGTTACAGTCACGTTGTCCAAGCCCGCATCCACGTTCACGATGGACGTGAAGGGATACACGGAGCGGCCTGAGGGCGTCGGGGCAGTCGCTCTCACCGACGACGTGCCGTTGTATCTGGAGATCGAGGGCGACGAGACGATGAACCGGTCTCTCGACGCGGCGACCGTGGACTTCTCCCTGGCGAAAGACGACCTCAGTGCCCGCGGGACGACTCCAGAGAACGTCGCATTCTACCGATACCACAACGGAACGTGGGAACAACTCGATACGAAACTGAAAGAGACGAACACGCAGTCACAGTACCTGATGCAAGCGACATCACCGGGAACGTCCTACTTCGCGCTCGGAATCCAGCACCCCGTCGCGACCGTCTCGAACGTTACCACTGAACCGGGCATCGTGACCGGCGAGACAACCACCGTAACCGCCGACGTGACCAACACGGGCCACGTCGACGGTGTCGTCACAGTCAACCTAACCGTCGATGGTGAGATAGTCTCGAACCAGTCGGTGACACTCCAATCCGGAGACACGCAGTCCGTCACGTTCGACCACCAGTTCGATACGGCCGGGTCGCACACTGTGGCACTCAATGGGGAACGCGTCGACACCGTCGTACGTGAACAGTCTACCGCCGTGCTCACCGACCTAACGGTGGATGCATCGACCATCGGGCCGGGCGAGAGCGTCACGCTCATCGCGACCGTCACCAACACTGGCGAGGGTGAGGAGACGACGACGCTCACGTTCGAAGGGGTCGACAGCGTCACCGAGTCCAGAACGGTCACCGTTCCCGCTGGACAACGGGAAGTCGTTACGTTCGAACAGACTATCGAGTCACCCGGCGAGTACACCCTCAGGGTGAACGACCGAGTCGTCGACGTGACCGTCAAGGAGGGCAGTTCGAAGTTCGGAACCCCACCCACGGATAGCGCTGGTGAGAGCGACGCTGGAGCGACGGATGACCCCGGTTACAGTCTGCTGGTTGTGTTAGGGCTCGCGGTGGCATCTATCTCCCTCGCGGTCAGCTTCCGGCGGTTGGTGGAGAAGCGAAAATAG
- a CDS encoding beta strand repeat-containing protein — MTQDNSKQMRAIVLAALMVLSVMGGTVAFTGGTVAAQAAGPEGASDMGTDAGELAGGDTAVVQTIKLTDTDRNDTSTVNLTAVTVAGSSDNTASAADLSSVRILDADGNELASAAPTDNLFGTGQTFDISDVTIPDDGSTTLQVSVTVAANVSESAVLGLETNADWKENGSSGQTAFVSDGKPESLGTAATNLNGNETVDSGNQTADSDNQTADSGNETVGSNETTDSGNQTVDSGNETIDSGNQTVDSGNETIDSGDETAENDTVTTEPTGEMTTTPDEQNATTNETEQNTTSSDSATATLNNSSAAPDLQIVSPENQTIVESDDLLDVTYGYVEDVPDDVVSTRVTLTDEQGTSYDYTVDKADYVAGATVTVPLDLDKPADNLTDGAYYVEVAVTNASGDTETTQTATPVVVVNDEAPTVGNVSITSNTTDLARDAALNLTYDYGPAPNASSVTVWVVDSEDTANFTSGDLANASYTTYEQSVDHGVVADRNLTVGLGYRLADNANYSVFVTATDATGLQSNASATGTLDVNAEKPSIESVEATIGSDTVTVHFTETVVAGDGDDNISRADFAFQNGNDGGAGSITSVVVHSGDTVTLGLDANVTLGDLDSDHVSVRSGQLVDTHDDDPRAVGTGSVALDDTIPPGFGSITVPDINASNTDNYRVAIDTYSDATDVTVTLTGSGGTTVTKSKDAVTGEANFTLNATSLDEGYANVEFNLTDRAGNSQIVGRDTEKDTVAPTLESVTTNAGTKEIELQFSEFVADPSTSDFELSNLSHKVNTTRAVGGDVLLTLNESLPASAINSSDVVISASGVTDIAGNPATNDHTLDDVDAPTLSGVAAEPGDEQIVVTFSEDVTPGADETFTVDDFGYTENNSSGVTALESVTQTGPQTVVLETNGPLTPDDLEQDNVTVAANSVYDVVGHSVSEANYTIGVESELKVSVNSGTMTVTVVSLKNITNATDLGITISEMNRELDSLEGFELDDRFVTTLNASDFEQTESDVFEATVTVPSDGDYAEDGEYRVTGSVDGQMRSKLVSVDTTAPHPTDAVLLDVTDAAQLDDTRNTTEIRVLFNEPINASNIMPSDVSIEGFDGEIIAVQNAGPFGSVTIITEGKVQTGTRPTVTIDGDSYVDAAGTNGNANSQTVIHTDVLDLETGRNFVSVPASSGDLSLDEVNLSAVDAIYAYDAESGSWDAFDPDASENDITALEGGNGYIFVMDHATTLTLNVYNRPGSEQNASDIAPAPTQQELTEGWNLVGHYQEYDQNVSTALSSLDSDSVYNLLAHDESADSLAYRSYNAGDFETMDRGEAYWVFVRNDEVYTEATRNTADS, encoded by the coding sequence ATGACACAGGATAACAGCAAACAGATGCGTGCGATAGTCCTCGCGGCGCTGATGGTGCTTTCCGTTATGGGAGGCACCGTCGCGTTCACGGGGGGGACTGTTGCCGCTCAAGCCGCCGGCCCTGAGGGGGCCTCCGATATGGGAACGGACGCGGGGGAACTCGCGGGCGGCGACACAGCAGTCGTACAGACGATCAAACTAACCGACACGGACCGTAACGACACGAGCACGGTCAATCTAACGGCGGTCACGGTCGCCGGCAGTAGCGACAACACCGCCTCCGCAGCAGACCTCTCGTCGGTCCGTATCCTAGACGCGGACGGGAACGAACTCGCCAGTGCTGCTCCCACTGACAATCTGTTCGGCACAGGGCAGACGTTCGATATCTCGGATGTCACTATCCCGGACGACGGCAGTACCACGCTCCAAGTGTCGGTCACGGTTGCCGCCAACGTCTCCGAGTCAGCAGTTCTGGGACTTGAGACGAATGCCGACTGGAAAGAAAACGGGAGTTCCGGCCAGACAGCGTTCGTTTCTGACGGGAAGCCTGAGTCGCTTGGAACGGCCGCGACCAACCTGAACGGAAACGAGACGGTCGACAGCGGGAACCAAACGGCTGACAGCGACAACCAGACTGCCGACAGCGGAAACGAAACAGTCGGTAGCAACGAGACGACCGACAGCGGCAACCAGACCGTCGACAGCGGCAACGAAACAATCGACAGCGGCAACCAGACCGTCGACAGCGGCAACGAAACAATCGACAGCGGCGACGAGACGGCCGAAAACGACACCGTCACCACCGAACCGACCGGTGAAATGACGACGACCCCAGACGAGCAGAACGCAACGACGAACGAAACGGAACAAAACACCACGTCGTCCGATTCGGCGACTGCGACGCTCAATAACTCGTCTGCCGCGCCGGACCTGCAAATCGTCTCTCCTGAAAACCAGACCATCGTCGAGTCCGACGACCTCCTCGATGTGACCTACGGGTACGTCGAAGACGTCCCGGACGACGTTGTGTCCACGAGAGTCACGCTAACCGACGAGCAGGGAACGTCGTACGACTACACGGTCGACAAAGCCGACTACGTCGCGGGTGCGACCGTGACGGTACCGCTTGACCTCGACAAGCCCGCCGACAATCTCACTGACGGCGCATACTACGTCGAGGTGGCGGTGACAAACGCCTCGGGTGATACCGAGACAACCCAGACCGCAACGCCAGTCGTCGTGGTGAACGACGAGGCCCCGACGGTGGGTAACGTCTCTATCACGAGTAATACGACCGACCTCGCGCGCGACGCGGCGCTGAATCTCACGTACGACTACGGCCCGGCACCGAACGCTTCGAGCGTCACGGTATGGGTCGTCGACAGCGAGGACACCGCGAACTTCACGTCCGGCGACCTCGCGAACGCATCGTACACGACCTACGAACAGTCCGTCGACCACGGCGTCGTCGCTGACCGCAACCTCACCGTCGGTCTCGGCTACCGGCTTGCGGACAACGCCAACTACAGCGTCTTCGTTACCGCGACCGACGCGACTGGGCTGCAGAGCAACGCCAGCGCGACCGGAACGCTCGACGTGAACGCCGAAAAGCCGAGCATCGAATCCGTGGAAGCGACCATCGGTAGCGACACGGTGACGGTCCACTTCACCGAAACCGTGGTCGCCGGTGACGGCGACGACAATATCTCCCGCGCCGACTTCGCGTTCCAGAACGGTAACGACGGTGGCGCTGGGTCGATTACGTCCGTCGTCGTACACAGCGGCGATACGGTGACGCTCGGTCTCGACGCCAACGTCACGCTTGGGGACCTCGATAGCGACCACGTGAGCGTCCGCAGTGGCCAACTCGTGGACACTCACGACGACGACCCCCGAGCGGTTGGTACCGGTTCGGTCGCACTCGACGATACGATTCCTCCAGGGTTCGGGTCAATCACAGTACCCGACATCAACGCGAGCAACACCGACAACTACAGGGTTGCAATCGACACGTACAGTGATGCGACCGACGTCACGGTGACACTCACTGGGTCTGGTGGCACGACAGTCACCAAAAGCAAGGACGCGGTGACGGGCGAGGCGAACTTCACGCTGAACGCCACCTCCCTCGACGAAGGCTACGCGAACGTAGAATTCAATCTGACGGATAGGGCCGGAAACAGCCAGATTGTTGGGCGTGACACCGAGAAGGACACTGTCGCGCCGACACTCGAATCGGTAACGACGAACGCGGGAACCAAAGAAATCGAATTACAGTTCTCCGAGTTCGTTGCTGACCCGTCGACGTCGGACTTCGAACTGTCCAACCTCTCTCACAAGGTCAACACGACAAGAGCCGTGGGCGGGGACGTGTTGCTGACGCTAAACGAGTCCCTTCCGGCGAGTGCTATCAACTCCAGCGACGTCGTGATATCTGCGTCTGGTGTCACGGACATCGCCGGGAACCCAGCCACGAACGACCACACGCTCGATGACGTTGACGCACCGACCCTGTCGGGTGTCGCCGCCGAGCCAGGTGACGAGCAGATTGTCGTCACGTTCTCCGAAGATGTCACGCCCGGAGCCGACGAGACATTCACCGTCGACGACTTCGGATACACGGAGAACAACAGCTCTGGTGTCACTGCTCTCGAGTCGGTCACCCAGACCGGCCCGCAGACGGTCGTCCTCGAAACGAACGGTCCGCTCACGCCCGACGACCTCGAACAGGACAACGTTACCGTCGCAGCCAACAGCGTCTACGACGTGGTCGGACATTCGGTTTCGGAGGCCAACTACACGATTGGTGTCGAATCCGAGCTCAAAGTCTCCGTCAACAGTGGCACAATGACCGTGACCGTCGTGTCGCTGAAAAACATCACTAACGCGACTGACTTGGGGATTACGATTAGTGAGATGAACCGTGAACTCGACTCGCTCGAAGGCTTCGAACTCGACGACCGGTTTGTGACGACGCTGAACGCGTCTGACTTCGAGCAGACGGAATCCGACGTGTTCGAAGCGACTGTTACCGTTCCATCGGACGGCGACTACGCCGAAGACGGCGAGTACAGGGTCACTGGCAGCGTTGACGGTCAGATGAGATCCAAATTAGTCTCCGTCGATACGACCGCACCGCATCCGACCGACGCGGTCCTTCTCGACGTGACTGACGCTGCACAGCTCGACGACACCCGGAATACCACCGAGATTCGCGTGCTGTTCAACGAGCCAATCAACGCCAGCAACATCATGCCGAGCGACGTGTCCATCGAAGGATTCGATGGAGAAATCATCGCAGTGCAGAATGCTGGCCCGTTCGGCTCGGTTACGATTATCACCGAAGGCAAGGTCCAGACAGGGACTCGCCCCACGGTGACAATCGACGGTGACAGCTACGTCGACGCCGCCGGAACGAACGGCAACGCCAACAGCCAAACCGTCATCCATACCGATGTGCTCGATCTCGAAACGGGCCGGAACTTCGTCTCCGTGCCCGCATCGAGCGGCGACCTCTCGCTCGACGAGGTGAACCTGTCCGCCGTCGACGCCATCTACGCGTACGACGCGGAATCCGGGTCCTGGGATGCCTTCGACCCTGATGCCAGCGAGAACGACATCACGGCGCTGGAGGGCGGTAACGGCTACATCTTCGTGATGGACCACGCCACGACGCTCACACTGAACGTCTACAACCGCCCCGGAAGCGAACAGAATGCGAGCGACATCGCGCCTGCACCGACACAACAGGAACTGACCGAAGGCTGGAACCTAGTGGGTCACTATCAGGAGTACGACCAGAACGTCTCCACGGCGCTCTCGTCGTTAGATAGCGACTCCGTCTACAACCTCCTCGCACACGACGAGTCGGCCGACAGTCTCGCTTACCGCTCTTACAACGCCGGTGACTTCGAGACGATGGACCGCGGCGAAGCCTACTGGGTCTTCGTCCGTAACGACGAGGTCTACACCGAAGCGACGAGGAACACGGCGGACAGCTAA